A genomic stretch from uncultured Cohaesibacter sp. includes:
- a CDS encoding HK97 family phage prohead protease, with protein sequence MKNLDIYNVAKHCANLDTEKKALPSALDVVNDDGLFEGYACLFDREDLGHDVIRQGAFAKSLGERGLEGIKLLYQHDPAQPVGQWLTIREDCKGLFVRGKLATEVTKAREILSMMKAGILDGLSIGFRTVRGRKDPKSGIRHLLELDLWEISIVTFPMQPDARISTVKSELGVGAVFKPDVSPFSKRELERKLMQDAGLSRSQARALMAHGLTGLSGKQDAAFLEPSCELAALRKLTRAMLRAANV encoded by the coding sequence ATGAAAAATCTGGATATCTATAACGTAGCCAAACATTGCGCGAACCTCGACACAGAAAAAAAGGCACTGCCTTCCGCTCTGGATGTTGTCAATGATGACGGGCTGTTTGAAGGCTATGCCTGCTTGTTCGACAGGGAAGATCTGGGCCATGATGTCATCCGGCAGGGTGCCTTTGCCAAGAGCCTTGGGGAACGCGGGCTGGAAGGGATCAAGCTGCTTTATCAGCACGATCCGGCCCAGCCTGTCGGCCAGTGGCTGACAATCCGGGAAGACTGCAAGGGGCTTTTCGTACGTGGCAAATTAGCGACCGAAGTTACCAAGGCGCGTGAAATCCTCTCGATGATGAAGGCCGGCATTCTGGATGGCCTTTCGATTGGCTTTCGCACAGTGCGCGGGCGCAAGGATCCCAAGAGTGGCATTCGGCATTTGCTGGAGCTGGATCTTTGGGAGATTTCTATCGTGACATTCCCAATGCAGCCAGATGCACGCATCTCGACTGTCAAATCGGAACTGGGAGTAGGGGCTGTGTTCAAGCCCGATGTCTCCCCCTTCAGCAAAAGAGAGTTGGAACGCAAGCTTATGCAGGACGCTGGGCTGAGCCGTTCCCAGGCCCGGGCTCTTATGGCCCATGGCCTTACTGGTCTCAGTGGCAAGCAGGACGCTGCCTTTCTTGAGCCTTCATGCGAGCTAGCAGCCTTGCGCAAACTGACCCGAGCCATGCTCAGGGCGGCAAACGTCTAG
- a CDS encoding head-tail connector protein, which translates to MSTTLLTAPAVEPVSLAEIKAYLKIDQDVEDDLLRAFLSAARVHLEHMIGRHLISQAWRILLEGALGKRFCLPVQPVSELLAIAIIEVDGSMTELDVSGLSIFQADNPATLVNLDVFLLSGQQRLQIDVETGFGPTAEDVPEPLRLAIKMIVAEWYERRLIADPAQLPALAKALAPLLAPYRSFHL; encoded by the coding sequence ATGTCAACCACCCTTTTGACCGCTCCGGCAGTGGAGCCGGTCAGCCTTGCCGAAATCAAGGCCTATCTGAAGATCGACCAAGATGTTGAAGACGATCTGCTCCGTGCCTTTTTAAGTGCGGCTCGGGTTCATCTAGAGCACATGATCGGTCGCCATCTTATCTCTCAAGCTTGGCGTATTCTGCTGGAAGGCGCGTTGGGGAAGCGTTTTTGCTTGCCGGTGCAGCCAGTCTCAGAGCTTCTGGCGATCGCCATCATTGAGGTTGATGGAAGCATGACTGAGCTGGATGTCTCGGGGCTCTCCATCTTTCAAGCCGACAATCCTGCAACGCTTGTCAATCTTGATGTCTTTCTGCTCAGCGGGCAACAACGTCTTCAGATCGATGTTGAAACAGGTTTTGGACCAACGGCGGAAGATGTGCCGGAGCCTTTGCGGCTGGCCATCAAGATGATCGTTGCTGAATGGTATGAGCGCCGCCTTATTGCCGATCCGGCTCAACTGCCAGCTCTGGCCAAGGCATTGGCGCCCTTGTTAGCCCCTTACCGGAGCTTTCATCTCTAG
- a CDS encoding phage portal protein, with translation MLRWTLKGPARSRSPQIHSSQSNAPNPGGSDTGDLEGKSSRTGALISVHQTGRPRWTPRDYGALALQGYARNPIVYRSIRMISEAAASATVYCLTKGERLTEHPVLDLLHHPNERQDGATWLESLYGHLLVSGNAYVEAVFGASSLRELHCLRPDRMKVVPGPNGWPDAYDYTIGNKAVRFHQNEEGTLVPPILHITLFHPHDDHYGLSPLQAAQTSLDVHNAAASWNKALLDNSARPSGALVYAASEAGNLTDEQFERLKKELEDGYQGAMNAGRPLLLEGGLDWKSMSLSPRDMDFIDAKNSAAREIALAFGVPPMLLGIPGDNTYSNYAEANRAFWRQTVLPLASRCLQNIARWLSPAYGEPFDLKIDLDLISALASEREALWNRVGNASFLTENEKRTAVGYSPIDESVGPDGIAGEGGK, from the coding sequence ATGCTTCGCTGGACCTTGAAAGGGCCGGCGCGTTCGCGCTCGCCTCAAATTCACTCCTCCCAGTCAAACGCACCCAATCCTGGCGGCTCTGATACGGGCGACCTGGAAGGCAAAAGCTCTCGGACTGGCGCCCTCATATCTGTGCATCAGACAGGACGCCCGCGCTGGACACCCCGAGATTACGGGGCACTGGCTCTGCAAGGCTATGCACGCAACCCGATTGTCTATCGGTCTATCCGGATGATCTCTGAAGCGGCGGCCTCTGCTACAGTCTACTGCCTTACCAAAGGGGAACGGCTCACCGAGCATCCGGTGCTTGATCTTTTGCATCATCCGAATGAGCGACAGGATGGCGCGACATGGCTTGAAAGCCTGTATGGTCATTTGCTCGTTTCCGGCAATGCCTATGTCGAGGCCGTTTTCGGCGCGAGCAGCCTGAGGGAGCTGCATTGTTTGCGTCCCGACCGGATGAAAGTGGTGCCCGGGCCGAACGGCTGGCCTGATGCCTATGATTACACCATTGGCAACAAGGCTGTTCGGTTCCATCAGAATGAAGAGGGCACGCTTGTGCCGCCCATCCTGCATATCACCCTTTTTCATCCGCATGATGATCATTACGGTCTGAGTCCACTGCAAGCGGCGCAGACGAGCCTTGATGTGCATAACGCAGCCGCTAGCTGGAACAAGGCATTGCTGGACAATTCCGCACGTCCATCCGGCGCACTGGTTTATGCCGCATCCGAAGCCGGGAACCTGACTGACGAGCAGTTCGAGCGCCTCAAAAAAGAACTGGAAGACGGCTATCAGGGCGCAATGAATGCGGGTCGCCCTCTGCTTCTTGAAGGTGGTCTTGACTGGAAGAGCATGAGCCTGTCGCCGCGCGATATGGATTTCATCGACGCCAAGAATAGCGCCGCCCGTGAGATCGCTCTGGCCTTCGGCGTACCGCCCATGTTGCTCGGTATTCCGGGCGATAACACCTATTCCAATTATGCCGAAGCAAATAGGGCTTTCTGGCGCCAGACGGTATTACCACTGGCCAGTCGCTGCCTGCAAAATATCGCCCGTTGGCTTTCGCCCGCTTATGGCGAACCATTTGATTTGAAAATCGATCTTGATCTCATTTCCGCCTTGGCAAGCGAGCGGGAAGCTCTCTGGAACCGGGTCGGCAATGCCTCTTTCCTAACGGAAAACGAAAAGCGCACCGCAGTTGGCTATAGCCCGATTGACGAAAGTGTTGGTCCTGATGGTATCGCAGGTGAAGGAGGGAAGTGA
- a CDS encoding phage major capsid protein: MKEMNIPSPETKSMANGELGTAFDDFLVSFEAFKRANDDRLEEIEKRSSDVLTEHKVDRISKALDDQQSALDNLILKARRPSLGDGMLSGRNTAFMTSRAMEHKTAFNRYIRSGVEQDLRDLEAKAMSISSDPDGGYLVPEQVEAEVGRRLAAISPIRGLADVREISGATLKKPFAKSGPEVGWVGETAARPQTNASSLAELSYTAMELYAMPAATPSLLEDAAINVDEWIAAEVETAFAEQEGAAFVNGDGINKPKGFMAETVVDEDSWAWGALGAIATGTAGGFGTDNPGDPLIDLIYSLKAGYRQNAQFVMNRTTQATVRKLKDNDGNYLWQPPAAVGAKASLLNYAITEAEDMPDIATDACALAFGDFKRGYLIVDRLGLSILRDPYSSKPYVLFYVTKRVGGGVQDYDAIKLMQFSA; encoded by the coding sequence ATGAAAGAAATGAATATCCCGTCTCCTGAGACGAAGTCTATGGCCAATGGCGAACTTGGAACGGCCTTTGATGACTTTCTGGTCTCGTTCGAAGCCTTCAAACGCGCCAATGATGATCGCCTCGAAGAAATCGAGAAACGCTCTTCCGATGTGCTGACTGAGCATAAGGTAGACCGTATCTCCAAAGCTTTGGATGATCAGCAGTCGGCGCTCGACAATCTCATCCTCAAGGCGCGCCGTCCTTCCCTTGGTGATGGTATGTTATCAGGGCGAAATACTGCGTTCATGACTTCACGCGCCATGGAACACAAGACGGCCTTTAATCGCTACATTCGCTCAGGCGTTGAACAGGATTTGCGTGATCTGGAAGCCAAGGCTATGTCCATCAGTTCTGATCCTGACGGTGGGTATCTGGTGCCGGAACAAGTTGAAGCGGAAGTCGGACGGCGCCTCGCGGCCATTTCACCGATCCGCGGTCTCGCCGATGTGCGTGAAATCTCTGGTGCAACTCTGAAAAAGCCGTTCGCCAAATCGGGGCCGGAAGTCGGCTGGGTCGGCGAAACAGCTGCACGTCCACAGACCAACGCATCATCTCTCGCCGAGCTGTCCTATACAGCGATGGAACTCTACGCCATGCCGGCGGCAACCCCGAGCCTGCTGGAAGATGCAGCCATCAATGTTGACGAATGGATCGCAGCGGAAGTGGAAACCGCCTTTGCGGAACAGGAAGGTGCAGCCTTCGTCAATGGTGACGGCATCAACAAACCAAAAGGTTTCATGGCCGAAACCGTGGTTGATGAAGACAGTTGGGCCTGGGGCGCGCTGGGTGCTATTGCGACAGGGACAGCCGGTGGCTTTGGTACAGACAATCCCGGTGATCCGCTCATTGATCTCATCTACAGCCTTAAAGCAGGCTATCGCCAGAATGCCCAGTTTGTGATGAACCGCACGACGCAGGCCACGGTTCGCAAACTGAAGGACAATGATGGCAACTATCTTTGGCAGCCGCCTGCAGCCGTTGGCGCCAAAGCCTCTCTGCTGAACTACGCCATCACCGAAGCTGAAGACATGCCGGACATCGCAACGGATGCCTGCGCTCTGGCCTTTGGCGACTTCAAGCGCGGCTATCTCATCGTTGATCGCCTTGGCTTGAGCATTTTGCGCGATCCATATTCCTCCAAGCCGTATGTCTTGTTCTATGTCACCAAGCGTGTCGGTGGCGGTGTGCAGGACTATGACGCGATCAAGCTGATGCAGTTTTCGGCCTGA
- a CDS encoding terminase family protein, which yields MDSSKDLQTSFLASLTPNELRRLVYDWELWARPDQLPPEGDWISWLVLGGRGAGKTRTGAEWVKALVQGRMPFATQPYGRIALIGETLQDARDVMVEGVSGLLAIHDTRDRPNWRPSRRRLEWPNGAVAQIFSAEDPESLRGPQFDAAWGDELAKWRHAEATWDMLQFGLRLGQKPRQILTTTPKPTPLLKRLMADPSVAISHAPTRANLANLAPGFLDTIVRRYEGSRLGRQELDGELIEDRADALWKRDQLDRLRIDDPPAILSRIVVAIDPPATSGKSADACGLVVAGLDAEGLCYILRDSTLANASPTAWANKAIALYNRFEADCVVAEVNQGGEMVTTILGNIDATVPVRPVRATRGKYLRAEPVSALYEQGRVRHVGNMAELEDEMCDFGLDGLTSGKSPDRLDAMVWAVTHLCLSDRSQPKVRAI from the coding sequence ATGGACTCAAGCAAGGATCTACAAACGAGCTTTCTGGCGAGCCTGACACCCAATGAGCTACGGCGGCTTGTTTATGATTGGGAACTCTGGGCTCGGCCGGACCAGTTGCCTCCCGAGGGGGACTGGATCTCCTGGCTGGTCCTTGGTGGGCGCGGTGCTGGAAAAACACGCACCGGGGCAGAATGGGTCAAGGCACTGGTGCAGGGTCGGATGCCCTTCGCCACCCAGCCCTATGGACGCATCGCTCTGATAGGGGAAACCTTGCAGGATGCCCGTGATGTCATGGTGGAAGGCGTTTCCGGCTTGCTGGCCATTCATGACACTCGGGACCGGCCCAACTGGCGACCTTCACGGCGCAGGCTGGAATGGCCGAATGGCGCGGTTGCGCAGATTTTTTCAGCCGAAGATCCGGAAAGCCTCAGGGGGCCGCAGTTTGATGCGGCATGGGGCGATGAACTGGCCAAATGGCGTCATGCAGAAGCCACTTGGGATATGCTTCAGTTTGGCCTGCGCCTAGGCCAGAAGCCGCGTCAGATTTTAACGACAACGCCCAAGCCAACGCCCTTGCTCAAGAGACTGATGGCAGACCCATCTGTCGCCATCAGCCACGCACCCACGCGGGCCAATCTGGCAAACCTGGCACCGGGGTTTCTGGATACCATCGTGCGCCGTTATGAAGGCTCGCGCCTTGGACGACAGGAACTGGACGGGGAATTGATTGAAGACAGGGCCGATGCGCTTTGGAAGCGCGATCAGCTCGACCGGCTGAGGATCGATGATCCTCCCGCGATCCTCAGCCGGATTGTGGTCGCCATCGACCCGCCTGCGACATCAGGTAAAAGCGCCGATGCCTGCGGGCTTGTTGTCGCCGGGCTCGATGCAGAGGGGCTGTGTTATATTTTAAGGGATAGCACGCTCGCCAACGCGAGCCCGACAGCATGGGCCAACAAGGCCATCGCGCTCTACAATCGCTTCGAAGCTGATTGTGTCGTGGCCGAAGTCAATCAGGGGGGCGAGATGGTGACCACTATTCTTGGCAATATCGATGCAACCGTACCTGTGCGTCCGGTGCGCGCGACCCGTGGAAAGTATCTCCGCGCAGAACCTGTTAGCGCTCTTTATGAGCAGGGCAGGGTGCGTCATGTGGGCAATATGGCCGAACTGGAAGACGAAATGTGTGACTTCGGGCTTGATGGTCTGACGTCTGGAAAGAGCCCCGACAGGCTTGATGCCATGGTTTGGGCTGTGACGCATCTCTGCCTGAGTGATCGATCTCAACCGAAAGTGCGGGCAATCTGA